A single Cnuibacter physcomitrellae DNA region contains:
- a CDS encoding helix-turn-helix transcriptional regulator, giving the protein MREAYAGILLLDPDGPHPLPGLPGDPLLVRGSPLLSMIGSLLEMVEPHTAFLWPRPDEPSRDEHVRVTHLALAGPVGGLSGLVLLSPAGHHHGLTARELEVLGAIIDGCTNAQIADRLTVASRTVATHIEHILAKLGSPSRTHAAVLAQREGLYVPPLPAPSLR; this is encoded by the coding sequence ATGAGGGAGGCGTACGCGGGGATCCTCCTGCTCGACCCGGACGGTCCACACCCCTTGCCGGGCCTGCCCGGCGATCCGCTCCTGGTGCGAGGCTCCCCGCTGCTGTCGATGATCGGCAGCCTCCTCGAGATGGTGGAGCCGCACACCGCGTTCCTCTGGCCCCGACCGGACGAGCCGTCTCGCGACGAGCACGTGCGCGTCACCCATCTCGCCCTCGCGGGCCCGGTGGGGGGACTGTCCGGACTGGTCCTGCTGTCACCGGCCGGACACCATCACGGGCTGACCGCGCGGGAGCTCGAGGTCCTCGGCGCCATCATCGACGGATGCACGAACGCCCAGATCGCCGACCGCCTGACGGTCGCCTCGAGGACCGTCGCGACGCACATCGAGCACATCCTCGCGAAGCTCGGGTCGCCCAGCCGCACCCATGCGGCGGTGCTCGCGCAGCGTGAGGGGCTGTACGTCCCTCCGCTCCCGGCCCCGAGCCTCCGCTGA
- a CDS encoding APC family permease, whose translation MSAERGTPSPELKRTLGGFQVFAISFAFISVAVGIFGTYGDVLSSSGPVGIWLWVLVAAGQILVALVVAQFAARIALSGSSYQWASRLANPRVGWFFGWLTFWYLAIAVVAMDNALASQALAPLFGLPSDEGTTRLLTLVVLAVQAILVILSTRLLGIVSSGAVAVELTIVAVLVVVLLVVAAVTGTGRPENLVSQGVATGAPDYFAIGGGLMAGMLMGLTTLVGFDTAANLAEEAKDPFKSVPRAIVASVIAAAVAGMLFLVALTVSIQDVGAVTSDGSPVAAVVREQLGPVWERVFLAGIAFAMFGAGMVVMASCARQVFAMARDQRFPAHGLMRRVNPRTQTPVAATVLIVAVGMVLMVALPGQALIQLIVGSTILPALLYGGVVVLYLVVRKRLERREGGFSLGRFELPVAIAALVWLAFALFALVTPGDALVPALIVAGLILVGAGYFTWLLVARRSTLDHEQPADGAVESIEADPA comes from the coding sequence ATGAGCGCCGAGCGCGGGACGCCATCCCCCGAGCTGAAGCGGACGCTCGGCGGCTTCCAGGTCTTCGCGATCTCGTTCGCCTTCATCTCGGTGGCCGTCGGCATCTTCGGCACCTACGGCGACGTGCTGTCCTCGTCCGGACCGGTCGGCATCTGGCTGTGGGTGCTGGTCGCCGCCGGCCAGATCCTCGTCGCCCTCGTCGTCGCCCAGTTCGCCGCGCGCATCGCACTGAGCGGATCCTCGTACCAGTGGGCCTCGCGGCTGGCCAACCCCAGGGTGGGCTGGTTCTTCGGCTGGCTCACGTTCTGGTACCTGGCGATCGCCGTGGTGGCGATGGACAACGCGCTCGCGAGCCAGGCGCTCGCACCCCTGTTCGGTCTGCCGTCGGATGAGGGCACGACCCGGCTTCTCACCCTCGTCGTGCTCGCCGTGCAGGCGATCCTCGTCATCCTGTCGACTCGGCTCCTCGGCATCGTGAGCTCGGGTGCCGTGGCCGTGGAGCTGACGATCGTGGCCGTGCTGGTCGTGGTGCTGCTGGTGGTCGCGGCGGTGACGGGGACGGGACGGCCCGAGAACCTCGTCTCGCAGGGTGTGGCCACCGGGGCACCCGACTACTTCGCGATCGGCGGGGGGCTCATGGCCGGCATGCTGATGGGCCTGACCACCTTGGTGGGCTTCGACACCGCCGCGAACCTCGCGGAGGAGGCCAAGGATCCCTTCAAGAGCGTTCCCCGAGCGATCGTCGCCTCCGTCATCGCGGCTGCCGTGGCCGGCATGCTCTTCCTCGTCGCACTCACCGTGTCGATCCAGGACGTGGGCGCGGTGACCTCCGACGGGTCGCCGGTCGCCGCGGTGGTCCGGGAGCAGCTCGGCCCGGTGTGGGAGCGGGTGTTCCTGGCGGGCATCGCCTTCGCCATGTTCGGGGCGGGGATGGTCGTCATGGCCTCCTGCGCCCGGCAGGTGTTCGCGATGGCCCGCGACCAGCGCTTCCCCGCGCACGGCCTGATGCGCCGGGTGAACCCCCGGACGCAGACGCCCGTCGCGGCGACGGTGCTGATCGTGGCCGTCGGCATGGTGCTGATGGTGGCGCTGCCCGGGCAGGCGCTCATCCAGCTCATCGTGGGCAGCACGATCCTGCCCGCCCTGCTGTACGGCGGCGTCGTGGTGCTGTACCTCGTGGTACGCAAGCGGCTGGAACGCCGGGAGGGCGGGTTCAGCCTCGGCCGGTTCGAGCTCCCCGTCGCGATCGCCGCCCTGGTCTGGCTCGCGTTCGCGCTGTTCGCCCTGGTCACCCCCGGCGACGCCCTCGTGCCCGCCCTGATCGTCGCCGGGCTCATCCTGGTGGGGGCCGGGTACTTCACGTGGCTCCTCGTGGCTCGCCGCAGCACCCTCGACCACGAGCAGCCCGCGGACGGCGCGGTCGAGTCGATCGAGGCGGACCCCGCGTAG